The window GCCCGCTGCGGCCACGGGAATCCAGAATGGCCGGATCCCACAACACATGGCCGGTCTTCGACGCACGGTGACCGCAGGGACGCCGGCTCATCTCTCGCCCGGGCATCCGCTGGATCCGGGGCGGCACCCACACTTCGGTGGCGCCGGGGCTCACGCGGGCCAGAAGCCAGTCCTGCGCGTCGAAGCCGATACCCGTCACCGCCAGAAGAACGCCGACCCGGCCGCCGTCCGCCTTCACCTCGGTACGGATCCCCGGATCCAAGTGCAGGGCGGCAACCGTCCGGCGCACCTCGGCCCCGTCCACCCGTCCACCCGTCCACCCGTCCACCCGGCACCCGGCACCCGGCACCCGGCACCCGGCACCCGGGGAAGTTTCGCGCGGAGTTCCTCGTACGGCAGCCGAGGTGGTTCGGGTGGCGGGGCGAAGGTCAGCGGAGAGCCATCCGGGCAGCCCACGTCACGGGGATCCTCACGCCACTCCGACTCGGGCGACACCCGCACCGCGAAACAGCGCCGGACGACGACCTCCTGAGGGGTGGGCCATCCGGCATCACCCCACATCCCAAGGCGAGCAGCAACAGCGGTGCGAGCAACAGAAGTCGGCGCATGCGCCCATGCTTTCGGCGCCGGGGCGCGACGGGCAACCACTCACATACTCGGACCGGCGTAGGTGACCGTACTCAGCCGGTGCGGCGATGGACGTGCAGACAGCGGCGCCCATGAGCTGGTGTCCCCGGCGGGGTGGGCGGGGATACTCCCTGCAGGTCAGCCTGATCTGCTGGGAACTGCGCCCCGCCGGGCACAGACCCGCCTGTGTGCGGCGACATCCGTGAGCCACGTGGTGGGACCGACGGCGAGGGCGAGGCGGTCGAGAAAGAATCCGACGACGCGGGCGGCCTCGAAGCAGGCGCGACAGGCAGGCCCAAAGGTCCGCCTGACAGGCGAGGAGCAGGACCATGACAGCGAAACGGACCGTCTACCACGTCTCACCGCCCAGCAAACGCGCGGCGGCGGCGGGCGTGAAGTGGCAGGTGGAGGGCAGAGAAGGACGTCGGCTCCTGCACGAGCCGCACCGGACGCAGAAGGACGCGATCGACGCGGCACGCCGCCCCGCCAACGAACACCAGCCCGCCCAGGTCGTCGTGCACGCCCGCGACGGTCACATCTGTACGGCGTACACCCAAGGAGACAGCCCTGCGGCACCCCCCGGCGAGCGCGGTCGCAAGGCAGGGGAACCCGGAGGCATCTTCCAGAACGGGCCCTGGGGTCGGGCTGAAGCGATGGTGCGATCACGGCTTCATGATGGCCCGCGGCTTCTCCATGTTGGGCTGATGGAGCCCCCGGCTCGGTTGCAGTCGGGTCATCATGCTTGCCGCTGGGGCCAGTTGAGCGGTCGGGCATGAATCATCCTCGTGGTGGCTGAACCTGCTGCGGCTCCCGGGAGCGCGCGGAGAGTGGGCGCCGGGTAACCGTTGCCTGCGGCGGGGCCGGCGAACTACACTGCCCCCGAAATCGACCAGAAACCAACAGGTCTCAACGGGCGTGCCCTCAGGAACTCCCGCCATGGATGATCGTCGCGCGCAAGGTTGGCCGAGATGAGCTCACGTGCTGTTCTTGATGATCCCTTACATGACGTCGTACTGATGGCCTGCTCCCGCGACTGGTTCGCGACGACCGGCCGCCCGGACGACAGTCGCCATTATTGAACAGAAGTCAACAAGAGGGCAGCACGTTCCGTCGAGGGACGTCGCCTTCCGATGGACTGTCACCTCCCCCCTCTCGTCCGCTCCGCATATTCCGCATAGGAAACGCCCATGCCCACCGCACTGCCGCCGTCCTTCGCCTACCGCCCCGCCCGGCTCCTCGCCGCCTGCACCGCCACCCTGTTCGTCGCCGGCGTGGGCGGCGCCTCCCCCGCCGCCGCGGCCGACTCGGTCTCGTACGACTTCGAATCCCCTTCCCAGAAGCTGCCGTTCATGGCGATCAACGGTTTCGGCCGCGTTCTGGTGGGGCCCGCGCCCGGCGGGAAGTCGGGTCAGGCCGCGCGCGTCAACATTCCCAACGACGGACGCTCGTTCAAATCCGAGCTGGTCATCAAGGGTCTTGACGCGGGCAGCCACCGTTTCAGCTTCGCCAACTACCTTCCCGGCGACTGGCAGGAGCGGGACCTCGACACCATCGTCGCGCAGTGGTTCAGCACCCAAGGAGACGGCGAGGGCATCAAGCCCGTCGTCGCGCTGTCGGTCCACGGCGGCAACTGGCAGCTGAAGGTCCACTGGATGAGCGGCGGGGCGATACAGGAGTCGGTCATCCCGCTCGGTGCGGCACAGCCGGGCCATTGGAACCGGTGGGCCTTCGACATCACGTGGTCCTCCGCGGGCACACCCGGTTCGATCGCCGTCACGCGGGACGGCGTCACCGTCGGTACGCACCAAGGCGCCAACAACTACCACCGCGGCGAACCGCCGCACTTCAGGATCGGCGCCTACCGGCCCAACTGGCGTCCGGAGAAGGGGCCCGAGAAGCGAGCCGGAGCAGCCGAGGCGATCCTCTTCATCGACGACATCGCCATCACCGGCACGGTCCCCGGCTCCCGAGCGAACCCGCGCCCGACCGGTCCCGGTACCGCAACGCCCTCGGGTTCCCCGGCCCCCTCGTCCAGCCCCACCTCCACCGGCTCGCCAACCCCGTCCCCGTCCGCCTCCGCGCGAGCCAGTGCAGCCGCACCCGCCGGCAGTACGTCCACGTTCGCCGACGACGACGCCACTTCCGGAGCGACCGGGCAGAAGACGAACGCCGACGGGACCTCGCTCCCGAGCACCGGCGCGACCGGTGTGATCACCACCGCCGTCGCCAGTGTCGCGGCACTGGCCGCCGGCGCCCACCTCCTCCGACGGCGCAGCGCCGCACGTTCGACCCGCCACCGGTCCCGCCCGTAACGGCCGACAGCGCGACCGGGTGTCCGGTCCTCGGGACGCCGACGGGGCGCGTACGGCGGGCCGCGCGTGTCGTCAGCTTTCGAGGTGGCGGGTGTCTCCGAGGCGGACGAGCTGGCGATTGTGGAAGAAGTCGTCCTCGCGGAGATGGGTGATGCTGCCCGAGGCGACCCGGAAGTTGACGTGACCGAGGGAGTCGATCGGCATGCCGATCCAGGCGGCCACCACGAAGGTCAGCGCGAAGCCGTGGGTCACGATGACCTGGTGCTCGTACGGGTGGGTCACAATCCCGTCCATGGCCTCGTAGATCCGTCCGGCGAACTCGGCCCGCGTCTCCGATCCCTCGATGCCCTCGTCGTGACCCATCCGGTCGCCGGTCGCGGGCGGCGGGACGAACCTCTTGTCCAGCCACTCCTGCGGCCTGCCCTCGGCCTCTCCGTACGACTTCTCGCGCAGCCGGCGGTCCAGGGCCGGCTCCACACCCAGCAGACCGCCGATCTCCTGCGCGGTGCGCCGGGTCCGCCGGAGGTCCGAGGAGATCAGTTCGACTTCGGCGCCCTCGGGGATCTCGGCCCGCAGGGCGCGGGCGATCGCGGCGGCCTCCCGCACTCCTTCGGGGGTCAGCGTGGAATCGTGCCATCCGCCGACCAGGCCCTCGACGTGGTGGCTCGCCTCCGGGTGGGTGACGACGTGGATGCTGCGCACCGGCGCACCTTTCTCTTGAAGGGGTCCTGCCCTGCTTCGGGACGGTACCGCGTGCGCGCCGCCCGGGTGACGGGGTCTCACGGAAGGGGCAGGAGGGACAGTTCCAGGATCATCAGGCCCCACACCAGTCGGGCCTGGTCGCGGCGGACGGCGTGCGTGTCCAGGACTTCGCGGACGGCGGCGCCGCTGAGGAATCCGTCGGTGCTCAGCCGGGGCCGGGACAGCACGTCGTGCGCGAACTCCCAGAGTTTGGTGCCGGGTGCCAGGAAAGCGTCGACGGGGAAGGTGAAGGGTTGTTTCTGCCGTGTCCGCACCGATTCCGGGACGAGCGGGGCGCCGGCGTCCCACAGGATCCCTTTGCGTCGGACCGTGGTGGCCTTCAGCGTGTCGGGGGTTCGGCGTGCGAAGTCGGTGACGGTCGGCTGGCAGTAGGGCACCCGGCCCTCGATCCCGTGGGCCATGGAGAGGTGGTCGAGCTTGCGGAGGTTGAGGCCGGGGAGTTTGTGCAGCCGGTCGAAGGTGAGCAGTTGCTCCAGGCGTGCGGGGGCCGGCGGGCCGAGCAGTTCCCGCGCGCGGGCGCGGCTGCTTCCGCCGGAGTCGAGCAGCGCCCGGTACTCGGGCGTGTAGAGCCGGCGGTAGCGCTCGTGTGGGATCAGCGAGAGCCGGTCGAGGTAGCGCTCGGGCCACGTGTCGTCGGTGGCGGCGAGCGCGGTGCTGTAGCGGCGGTAGCCGCCGAACTGTTCGTCCGCGCCGTCGCCGACGAAGCACACGCGGAAGGACCGCCGGGCGATCTCCCGGAAGAGGACGTGGGCGCTCAGCGCGTGGGGTGTGGCGTTGGGAGAGCCCAGCGCCGCCACCATGGGCGGGATCAGTTCGGGCAGCTCCGCCTCGCGGATCTCGACCACTTCGAGCGGGATGCCGGCGTGCGCGGCGGCGTCCCGCGCGTAGGTCTCCTCGTCGGACGGGTGCGTGCCTTCGTGGGTCACGTGGAAGCCGGTGACGTCGGTGCGGCGGCGGCCCAGCAGGGTCGCCAGGACGGCGGAGTCGAGGCCTCCGGAGAGCTGTACGGCCACGGGCGCGGACTGCAGTGACATTCGCTCCACCTCCCCCGTCAGCAGGGAGCCGAGGCGGGCGGGCGTGCAGGTGCCGTCGGGCGGGGGCGTCTCGGTGTGTCGCCCCGCTCGGAGGACGGTCGCGTGGCCGTCGTGGACCAGGTGTTCGCCCGCGCGGAGGGCGGACACACCGGTGTACAGCGACGAACCGGGCGGCAGGCACTGCCAGTTCAGGTAGTGGTCGACGGCGTGGGGATCCACGTCGGGGCGGCTCGTCCGCAGGGCGGCGAGGCCGCGCGGTTCGGATGCGAAGGTGACGCCGTCGGCAGTGGCCTCGTAGTAGAGGCTCTTGACGGCCAGCGGGTCGCTCCACAGCTTCAGCCTGCGCCCTGAGCGCAGGTCCACCAGGGCGATGGCGTACATGCCTTCGAGCCGGTCCACGAAGCGGTCGCCGTGCAGTTCGTAGTAGGGAAGCAGGACGGAGCCGTCGCAGTCGCCGTCGACGTGCACCCCGTGCGCGGCGAGTTCCCGCCTGATGGTGCGGAAGTTGTAGATCTCGCCGTTGAACACGGCGTGCACCGAGCCGTCGGCGTTGGTGAACGGTTGGCGGCCGTGCGACGGGTCCTGGATCGCGAGGCGGTTGCAGCCCAGGCCCCAGTCCTCCCCCCGGACGTGGGCCTGCCGGTCGGGGCCGCCGGGCAGCTGGGCGTCACGCGCGGCCTCCATCGCGCGCACGTCGCGATCGGATCCGAAGTGGCCGTAGATCCGGCACAAGGGTGTCTCCCCCAGGTGGTCGACGGAGGCCTGGCGCGGCCCCCTCAGGCGGACTTGTTGTTCTCCCCGACGGGTGCCGTACGGCCCTTCGCCCACTCCTGGAGCGGCAGGTGGTGCGGAGCCGCCTCGCGGGCGGTCATGGCGGAGAGCAGCTCGCGCAGGGACGGCAGGCCGGGCTCGACCTCGCGGGCGCGGAAGCAGTACTCGTTGGAGATCTCGGCGTTCCAGGTCATGCTCTCGTGGAGTTCTTCCTTCAGCAGGCCGAGGAAGTCCGCGCGGCCGACGAACGCCTCCGCCTTCTCCCGCCCGGCCCGGATCTCGGCGAAGGCGAGGTCGATGAGGTCGAGCCACTCCAGGACGGCATCGGCGGCATCGGCCTGCGGCCCGATGCCGAGAGCGTTCAACTCAACGAACCGGTGTGCCAGTTCGGCCGAAACGGGGAGGCGGGCGAGGAAGCGGGCCAGGTACTTCGGGTTGCGGTTGGTGTTGCCGTGGACGTGTGTCAGGCCCCGGAAGGTGTCGACGCCCAGCTTGCGCGCCGCGATCAGCGCCGAGGTGTGGTCTCCTTGCGCCCACATGCCGGCCAGGTCGCGGAAGTCGGGGTAGCTGCCGACGGCCGCGCGGAAGGCCGTGTAGGCCACCTCCCCGGGGCGCACCTCGGCGGTGAGCTCCGCGAACGCGGGGACGTTGGTGAGCGGGATCCCGTACGTGAGCCGCGACAGGACGCGGAAGTCGACGGCCGACGCCGCGAAGCCGGAGGACTTGCGGGCGCGGGTCCGCATCTGGGCGTAGAGCCGCGCGTGCGAGGCGAGCATGGCGGCGACCTCGTGGACCGTCCAGTACTCGACGTCCACGCCGAGCAGGCTGTGGGGCAGGTAGTCGAAACTCGCCTTCACCCGGTCGCCGCTGGTGTAGTACCGCATGTGCTGCTCGCGGGGGAAGGTGTCGCGGTGGAACCTGTCGTCCTTGGACCGGGCGATGACGCAGAAGTCGAAGTCCGAGGACGGGGTGCCCGAGCCGTCCACGAGCGAACCGGACAGCATCAGGATGTCGTCGTCGGCGAGGTGGATCTTCGCGAGGACGGCCTCCTCGTCGAAGTCGTCCATGCCGGGGACCGCGGCGACGTGGGTACGGAAGGAGAGCACGGCTGCCCTTCCCCTCTCTGTTCTGGGTGCGATGTCCCGGCCGGTGGCCGGCCGGATGGAAGCGGTGGAACCGGGCAACCGGACGCGGTCACCCGTGCGGCGCGTACGGTGTACCGGTGACTTCGCTGAAGCTTCGGCACTCGGTGCGCGCGATCGTGTTGGACGAGGAGGACCGCGTCCTGTTGTGCCGGTTCCACCTGCGCGAGCCGGCGGGAGCGCTCGTCCTGTGGGCGACGCCCGGTGGGGGCCTGGACCCGGGCGAGGGCCCGCTCGACGCCCTGCGCCGGGAGTTGCGCGAGGAGGTGGGGCTCGCCCTCACCGGCGGTGATCCGCCGCACGTGTGGCACCAGGAGGTGGTGCGTCCCGACGTCAGCCGGGGGTACGACGGCGCCGTGAACGACTACTACCTCGTGCGCGTCGCGGCCTTCACCCCGCGCGGGGAGCTGACCGCCGAGGAGCTCGCCGCCGAGAACATCACCGGCACGCGGTGGTGGCGGGCGCCGGAGATCGTCGGGTACCGCGGCCCGGACCTCTTCGCCCCGCGCGATCTCGGCACCCCGCTCACCGCCCTGCTCACCGGTGGCGCCCCGGACCGGCCGGTGCGGCTCGGTCTGTGAGTCGGTGCTCCGGGGAGCGTGCGGGCGCCGGCACGCGGGCGCGGAGGTGGTCGGCGAGCCGGACCACCTCGCGGCTGGCGTCCTTGAACGCGTACCGGAAACGGAAGGTGGGAAGCGCCGCGAGGGCGTCACGGGTCCGGCCGGCGGCGGCGTCGTCCGGTGCGTGGCCGAAGATGTTGAGGTGCTTGTTGGGCAGGCCCAGGACGTGGCGCTCCAGCAGGCCGGCGCGCTCGGCCGGCGGTACGTCCGCCGCGCCGGTCTCCGACGGGTCGTCGGCGAGGCTGAGGTGGACGATCGCGTCGACGGTTGCCGATCGGCCGATGCGGGTGTCCAGCAGGTTCGCGTACTCCCAGGGGTAGATCAGGGCCGTGCCGTGCTCCTCGACGCCCGATTCGCGCAGGCTGTCCAGCGTCTGGTTGGCGGGATGCGTCAGCGAGGAGCGCGCCGCTCGCGCCGCTTCCGGTCCGAACAACAGGTCCAGGGTGTCCAGCCGTACCGAGACGGATCTCGGCCACCCGACGCCGCGGACCCCGTTCCCGTCCGGTTGCGCCGTGAGGCTCACGTCGTCGTTGCACACCATGACGCCCGCGCCGTGCAGCACGCTCGCCATGACGAAGGTGGTCTTGCCGGACCGGCTGCCGCCGACGAGGGCGACGCCCAGTCCGTCCAGTTCCACGAGTCCGGCGTGCAGGAAGAGCATGCCCTGTCGGCTCGCCGTCGAGCGGTGGATCGCCCGGGTCGCCCGCAGGAGGGACTGGGTGGCCCAGGCCTCGCCCTCGGGGGCCAGGTGGTAGAGGGTCTTGCGGGCGCGATCGACGGCGTAGTGGAGGCTCGACTCACCCTGCGCGGTGACCGTTTCCGGCAGGGCGCTCGCCGGTGGCTCGGTGTCGGCGACGACCTCCCAGGCCCCGGGTGGGCAGGGGCCCGGTTCGAGGGAGAGGTAGGGGCGTGCGAGGCGGTCGATGTGCCGCGCCACGGACGGCGAGCACGTCAGGCCGGTGCTGTCGACGTGTGAACGGACGGTGTACCGGTGCGTGGGTGCGCTCGATGTCATGTCGCATATCACCCCCGTGTCTGGGTGGGGGCCCGCGCCGTGCCGGGTCCCGATCGTCACGGCCGATCATGACAAGGACGGCCGGGCCTGTCCCGGGCGATTCCGCAGAGCGGAACGGACATGGGATTCAGTCGGGTTCCGACACCATCGGCCCGCGCGTGTCCCAGCCCAGTTCGTCGACCCCCCGGAAGAACCGGCCGTTGGACCGTGCGGCGGGCACGCCGAGCAGTCGTACCAGGTCGGCGGCGGCCGGAGCGGGCTCGTTCGGGGCGTCCGGCGTTCCCATCTCGGTACGGATCCAGCCGGGGCAGTACGCGAAGGAGGCCAGGTCACCGGGGGTCGCGGCGAAGTGTCGGGCCACGGAGAGGATCAGGGAGTTGGCGGCCAGCTTGGACGACCGGTAGGCGAAGGAGGCCCCGTCCGCGTCCTGGAGGCGTCCCATGCCGGAGGAGACGCAGACGATCCGACCCGAGCCCCGGGCGAGCATCTGCGGGGCGTACCGCAGGACCAGTCGGGCGGTACCGAACAGGTTGACCTCGAAGGTGTCCCGCAGGTCGTCGACGGTGAGCGAGAAGAGGTCGCCGTAACCGCCGCGGGGATCGTCCAGGTAGACGCCCGCGTTGCCGACCAGCACGTCGACGTCCTCGGCGGCGAAGAGGTCGTCGGCGAGCGGCTCGCGCAGATCGAGGGCCCGGTAGTCGTCGACGTGGTCGCCGCCCGGCGAGGGCGACAGGCCCACGCCCAGGACGCGGTAGCCGGCCGCGCGGAGCGCACGGCACAGGTGGACCCCCAGGCCCCGGGAGACACCGGACACGAGTGCATTCGGCATGGCGGCGAGCGTAGCCGCCGCTCGGCGATCTGTCCGTACCCCGGGCCCGGTTCCGGGCCGGCGCGACGCGGCCCGGCTTCCCGTGCGCCGTGTCGCACGACGGGTCGGCCGGTTAGTCTGGTGCGCCCGGTCAAGGGACACCCGAGGAAGGGGAGGCGTCGGATGCACACGCACCGACTGCTCGTCACGGGGCCGAGTGGGGCGGGCAGCACCACGCTCGGCCGCGCGCTCGCGACCCTGTGGGCGGCGGCTCACGCGGACGTGGACGACTACCTGTGGCTGCCCACCATTCCGCCGTACATCCACAAACGTCCCGCCGAGGCACGTCTGGCGCTGATGGACGCGCTGTTCGTGCCGCGCGCCGCCTGGGTGCTGTCCGGGACGCTGCGGGGTTGGGGCGACGGTGTGATCGCGCAGGTCGACGGCGTGGTGTTCCTGACCATCGACCCGAAGGTCCGGATGGACCGGCTGATGCGCCGTGAGGTCGTCCGGTACGGCGACAACATCGGCTCGGGCGGGGAGCTGGAGACGGCCCACCACGACTTCATGGACTGGGCGAAGCGCTACGAGGACACCGACGTGCCGGGCCGAAGGTCCAAGGACGAGCGCTGGCTGGCGGGGCTCACGTGTCCGGTGCTGCGGCTGGACAGCGCCCTGCCGTTGGACAAGCTGGTCACGGCGGTGACCGACTGGTTCGAGGGCGGTGCGGCGGGCCGGCCCTCGTGACGGGGGCCGCGCCGCCCACCGTCCCCGAGGTCGTCGAGCTCATCGCCGCGGGGCAGGCCGAACTCCTCGACGGTAGGGGCCTCAACGCCTCCTACCGGGTGACCTGGGGCGGCCGGGTGCTGTCGGTGAAGGTGCACTGCGCGGAGCGCTCCTGCGCCGCGGAGTTCCGGCGGATCGGCCGCGTCGATTCCGCCCTGCGCGGCATGCCCTGGTACCCGCCGGTGCTCGACCTGGGCTTCCAAGGGGCGGAGCGGCCCCGGCTGGTGGTGGTGCGTCCGTACGCGCCAGGAACGCCGTCGGACGACGCGCGGCGGCACATCGGCGGGGTCGTGGACGTCCTCGCCGACCTGGCGGCGCGTGCGGCGGGGGTGCGCGCCGAAGACGCGCTGGTCGGGGACTACGCCTCGCCGTGGCTGGAGGGGGCTCCGTCGGAGCGCCCACTCGTGGACCCGCTGCTGACCGGTGAGTGGCGGGGGCTGGGCCGCGCCGTGGACGCGCACCTCGGCGAACTTCTGGACGGCGCGGCCCGGTTGACGAGCGCGGAGGGGCTGCTGGTGCACCACGGCGACCTGCACGGCCGCAACCTCATATCGGACGGCACCGGCCGGTTGACGGTGATCGACTGGGACGAGGCCGGCTTCTCCCGTCGGCCCGCCGACGCGGGCAAGGCGCTGTGGCTCTCCTGCCGCCTCGGGCGGGGGGACTTCGCGCTGGACCCGAAGGCGACGGGCCTCTTCCTCGGCCGGCTGCACGCCCGTCTGGACATCCCGTACTCCGACGCCCGTGACCTGGCCCTCCTCGGCGCCCTGTGGTTCCTGCCCAGGCACGGCCACGTCACCCTGCTGGGGCGGCGTGACGCGAGCCTGGGCACCTGGTACCTCGGCTGGGTGCTGCGCTTCTGGACGCGTTTCCGCGGGAATCTGGACCTGGTCGCCAAGATTGCCTCGGAGTTGGAGGCGGGCGGGCGCTGAACCGTGTTCCGGCGGACGCCCTCACGTGCGTACGCGGTCCTCGAAGTCGGCCGCGAGCCGGGCCACATCGGCCGCGCTGCCCACGGAGCAGCGCAACACGGGCAGTTTCGCCAGGTGTTCCAGGAAGGCGTCGATCGAGGGGGGCGCCGCCCGCCGCCGAACGGGGACGTTCAGCCAGTCCTCGCCGTACAGGTTGTCGTCGAGGGAGAAGCAGTTCCGGGTGATCACCTCGGTGGCGTGGGTGGCACTGGCGGGGGCGAGGGAGTAGTCCGCCTCGCGGTCCACACGGGGCAGGATCACTCCCGCCAGCGGTGCGTTCGGCACGACGCGGACCCCGAGGTACCGGCCGACTTCCTGTGAGCTCAGTTTCAGCTTGTCCTCGCCCTGGAACCGGTCCCAGTCCGATCCGGCCTGGGGGAAGCCGGCCCGCACGGACCAGGATCCGAAGTCGGTGATGCCCATGACGTCGAGGGAGCCCTTGTTGACGGCGAGCGGCAGCGGACAGGCCGTCACCTGGTAGCCCTGTCCGCGCCGGTCGAGGTGCATGCGGTCGTTGCCCATCCAGCCGGCCGAGGGCAGCAGCCGGGCCAGCGCGATGGCCGTCGTCGACTTGCCGGCCCCGGAGTCACCGATCACCAGGTAGGCGCCGTCGTCGTACACGAAGGCGGAGGAGTGCAGGACCAGCGAGCCTTCGGCCTTGGCGATCCTGGTGGCCACGTCGCGGATGATCCGGGTGAGCCACCGGTCCCCCAGCCCGGACCGGGGGCGCAGGAGGGTCATGCGCCCTTCGGTGCGGATCAGGGCGGCGACCTCGTCGGAGTTCTGGTCCCGGAGCACGAAGACGGTGTGGCCCTCGGCGTCGAAGCGGGGCTGTCGGTAGTGCCGCGTGAGTTCGTACGCGCCCCGTACGGCCGTCTCGGCCGACCGACGGAGCAACTCGGCCACGGTGGAGGGGTCCCGGGCCACGTCGGCGATCACGAGGTCCGGGGCCTCCTCTCCGTCGGTCTCGGCGACGCCGAGCATGCCCGGCGGGCAGAAGGTCTCCGAGACCAGGCCGCCGGCCTCGGGCGAATTGGTGACGATCTTCAACGTCTGGTCCCGGACGCGCAGGAACCGGGTGGTCGCCCCGTCCGGGTCACGGGATACGAGGTCACTGACGAGCATGGGGACTCCACGGGGAACGGTCGGGAACATCCTGCGGGGGTGTCGCGGTGGCGGCCGAAGCGGCCACCGCGGCAGCGGTCAGAACAGCGGGCGGGTCACGGGGGCGCCGCGGCGGAACACGGTCCAGGTCCGGAACCCGATCTCCCCGAGCACCTTGGCCACCTCCGGGTACTGGTCGGCCACCCGTT of the Streptomyces sp. NBC_01426 genome contains:
- a CDS encoding DUF2188 domain-containing protein, which encodes MTAKRTVYHVSPPSKRAAAAGVKWQVEGREGRRLLHEPHRTQKDAIDAARRPANEHQPAQVVVHARDGHICTAYTQGDSPAAPPGERGRKAGEPGGIFQNGPWGRAEAMVRSRLHDGPRLLHVGLMEPPARLQSGHHACRWGQLSGRA
- a CDS encoding heparin lyase I family protein, which gives rise to MPTALPPSFAYRPARLLAACTATLFVAGVGGASPAAAADSVSYDFESPSQKLPFMAINGFGRVLVGPAPGGKSGQAARVNIPNDGRSFKSELVIKGLDAGSHRFSFANYLPGDWQERDLDTIVAQWFSTQGDGEGIKPVVALSVHGGNWQLKVHWMSGGAIQESVIPLGAAQPGHWNRWAFDITWSSAGTPGSIAVTRDGVTVGTHQGANNYHRGEPPHFRIGAYRPNWRPEKGPEKRAGAAEAILFIDDIAITGTVPGSRANPRPTGPGTATPSGSPAPSSSPTSTGSPTPSPSASARASAAAPAGSTSTFADDDATSGATGQKTNADGTSLPSTGATGVITTAVASVAALAAGAHLLRRRSAARSTRHRSRP
- a CDS encoding histidine phosphatase family protein, giving the protein MRSIHVVTHPEASHHVEGLVGGWHDSTLTPEGVREAAAIARALRAEIPEGAEVELISSDLRRTRRTAQEIGGLLGVEPALDRRLREKSYGEAEGRPQEWLDKRFVPPPATGDRMGHDEGIEGSETRAEFAGRIYEAMDGIVTHPYEHQVIVTHGFALTFVVAAWIGMPIDSLGHVNFRVASGSITHLREDDFFHNRQLVRLGDTRHLES
- the asnB gene encoding asparagine synthase (glutamine-hydrolyzing); this translates as MGEGPYGTRRGEQQVRLRGPRQASVDHLGETPLCRIYGHFGSDRDVRAMEAARDAQLPGGPDRQAHVRGEDWGLGCNRLAIQDPSHGRQPFTNADGSVHAVFNGEIYNFRTIRRELAAHGVHVDGDCDGSVLLPYYELHGDRFVDRLEGMYAIALVDLRSGRRLKLWSDPLAVKSLYYEATADGVTFASEPRGLAALRTSRPDVDPHAVDHYLNWQCLPPGSSLYTGVSALRAGEHLVHDGHATVLRAGRHTETPPPDGTCTPARLGSLLTGEVERMSLQSAPVAVQLSGGLDSAVLATLLGRRRTDVTGFHVTHEGTHPSDEETYARDAAAHAGIPLEVVEIREAELPELIPPMVAALGSPNATPHALSAHVLFREIARRSFRVCFVGDGADEQFGGYRRYSTALAATDDTWPERYLDRLSLIPHERYRRLYTPEYRALLDSGGSSRARARELLGPPAPARLEQLLTFDRLHKLPGLNLRKLDHLSMAHGIEGRVPYCQPTVTDFARRTPDTLKATTVRRKGILWDAGAPLVPESVRTRQKQPFTFPVDAFLAPGTKLWEFAHDVLSRPRLSTDGFLSGAAVREVLDTHAVRRDQARLVWGLMILELSLLPLP
- a CDS encoding NUDIX hydrolase, producing MTSLKLRHSVRAIVLDEEDRVLLCRFHLREPAGALVLWATPGGGLDPGEGPLDALRRELREEVGLALTGGDPPHVWHQEVVRPDVSRGYDGAVNDYYLVRVAAFTPRGELTAEELAAENITGTRWWRAPEIVGYRGPDLFAPRDLGTPLTALLTGGAPDRPVRLGL
- a CDS encoding SDR family NAD(P)-dependent oxidoreductase, encoding MPNALVSGVSRGLGVHLCRALRAAGYRVLGVGLSPSPGGDHVDDYRALDLREPLADDLFAAEDVDVLVGNAGVYLDDPRGGYGDLFSLTVDDLRDTFEVNLFGTARLVLRYAPQMLARGSGRIVCVSSGMGRLQDADGASFAYRSSKLAANSLILSVARHFAATPGDLASFAYCPGWIRTEMGTPDAPNEPAPAAADLVRLLGVPAARSNGRFFRGVDELGWDTRGPMVSEPD
- a CDS encoding aminoglycoside phosphotransferase family protein, producing the protein MTGAAPPTVPEVVELIAAGQAELLDGRGLNASYRVTWGGRVLSVKVHCAERSCAAEFRRIGRVDSALRGMPWYPPVLDLGFQGAERPRLVVVRPYAPGTPSDDARRHIGGVVDVLADLAARAAGVRAEDALVGDYASPWLEGAPSERPLVDPLLTGEWRGLGRAVDAHLGELLDGAARLTSAEGLLVHHGDLHGRNLISDGTGRLTVIDWDEAGFSRRPADAGKALWLSCRLGRGDFALDPKATGLFLGRLHARLDIPYSDARDLALLGALWFLPRHGHVTLLGRRDASLGTWYLGWVLRFWTRFRGNLDLVAKIASELEAGGR